The window CGCCGCGGAGACCGAACGCGTCCCGTACGCCGTGCCGGAGGGGACGTTCCTGGCCGAAGCGATGCGCGACCTGACGCCCGCGGCCGACGGAGCGGTCTCGGCGTGGGATCTGCACGCCGCGGCGAAGGCGGCGCTCGAAGCGGAACCGGGCCTGCACCTGCTGCAGGCCAGCGTCGACGCGCTCGTGCCGCCCGCGCCGGACGGCGCGCCCGACGCGACCTGGACCCTCGTGACGTGGGAGGGGGTGGCGCATCGCGCGGCCGCCGTCGGACTGTGCGTCGGGACGTTCCTGCGGGCCTGCTGGACGTCGGGGGACGCGACCGAGGTCGCCGGCCGGCCGGGGGAGATGGCGTACGACGACCTGGCGGACGACCTCGCGGCGCACGGCGTCCGCTTCGTGCGCGACGTCGTCGAGGGGGGTGGCGCCGACCGGCCCGCCTGGCGGGTGACGTTCGACCGGTTCGCGCCCGACGCCTGCGACGGCCCCCGCCTCGTGGGGTTCCCCGCGGCGTACGCCGCGGGGCGGTGCGTGCACGGTCGGTTGCCCTACCTGGACGCCGCCCGCGACGGCGCGCGCCTCGCCGACGCGGTCGCGCGCGACGGGGTGGCCGTCGGCGGGGCGCCCCCCTCCGGCTGACGCCGGGGGGACGCGTCAGTCGCGCGTGTCGTCGTGCGGCCGGGTGTAGGCCTCGACCTTCGCGAGGTCCAGGGCGTCCGCCCACACGACGTCGGAATCGCCGTCGGCGTGCCGGCCGCCGGCGGCGACGAGGCGCACGCCGTACGGACCGTCGCGGAAGCCGGCGACGACGTAGCGTCGACCGTCGTGGATCACCTCTTCGCCGTGCATGAAGCGGACCGCCGTCATGCGCTCATCGTAGCGCGCGGGCGGCGTCGCGGCGGTCGCGCGTCACCCGCCGAGCCGCACGAGCGCCCACGTGAGGACGCCGAGCGCCGGGGCGTACGCGAGGGCGGCGTGCAACGCCACCGCCGACCGGACGCCCTCCGCGCGGCCGAGGCGCAGCCCCGCCCCCAGCAGGTACGTCTGCCAGGGCGGCACGATCGCGACGGCGGCGACGAGCGCCTCCCCGGGCCGGACCGCCGCCACCGGCGTCGCCAGGAGCGCCACGAAGCCGGCCGGCGCCCAGGACCACCCCACGATCGCTGCGACGCGCGGGTCGAAGCGGTAGCGCCGGGCGACCGCCAACGCCGCGGCGCCCCCCGCCGCCGCCAGGTACGGCACCGTGACGCCCGGACCGAGGACGGCGGCCGCCGGACCGAGCGACGCCGCGAGGGCGGCGTGCGACGCGACCGCCGAGGCGACCGCGACCGCCGCGAGGGCGGCGGCGGCGACGACGAACGCGCGGCGCGGGGTCGGGGACGCCACCTGCCGTGCGAGGAAGGCGGTGGGGGCGAACAACGGCCCACCCCACGCCCGAGGGGCGTCGCTCACGGGGTGGGTGACGGCCAGAACAGCGCCTCGGGGGGCGGCGGGATGCGGCCGCGCTCCACGGCGCGTTGCAGGAGCGTCGCGACCGCTGCCCGGCCGGCGTCGCCGACGTCGAGGCTGTAGGCGTTGACGTACGTCTCGACGTGGCGGCGCCGCACGTCGGGCTCCATCTCCTGCGCGTGCTCCGCGACGTACGCCTCGCTGGCGTCGGGATCGTCGAACGCCGCCGCGACGCTGGCGCGCACCGCCCGCGCGACGGCGTCCACCGTCGCGTCGGGTAGGTCGCGACGGACCGCGATGCCGCCCAACGGAATCAGGGCGCCGCTGACGCCCTCCCACCAGGCCCCCAGGTCCACGACCCGCTCCAGGCCGTGCCGGGGGTACGTGAAGCGCGACTCGTGAATGATCAACCCGGCGTCCACCTCGCCGTCGGCGACGGCGGCCAGGATGCGGTCGTAGCGCATCTCGACGCGGCGGGCGCCGTCGGGTGCGTAGAGGTCGAACAGCAGATTGGCGGTCGTCCGCCCCCCGGGCGTCGCGACCGTCGCGCCGTCCAGGGAGGCGCCCGCGTCGCGGGCGACGACGAGCGGGCCGACGCCGCGCCCGAGCGCCCCGCCGGCCGGCAGCATCCACCAGTCGTGGGCGATGCGCCCGAACGCGTGGTAGGAGACCTTGGCGACGTCGAGCTCGCCGCGTTCCGCCATGCCGTTGAGGGTCTCGACGTCCTCGAGGTGCACCTCCCACGTCCACTCCGGGGCGACGAGGCCGTGCACGAGGGCGTGGAAGACGAACGCGTCGTTGGGGCAGGGGGAGAACCCCAGGCGGAGGTCGGGCATGCCCCGAACCTACCAACGCGGCGCGCGGCGGCGCGTGGCGTGCCGGTGCGTTGATGCGGCGTGCGCGCACCTGCTAGGGTGAGCCGCCGTGCCCGCCGACAGTGCGGGCGCGCCTTGGAGGTGGCGTTCATAGCGAAAGACCTGAAGGTGAACGATCAGATCCGGGTCCGGCAGGTGCGCCTGATCGACGCGGAGGGAACCCAAGTCGGGATCGTGGATACGCGCGACGCCATGCAACGCGCCCGCGACGCCGATCTCGACCTCGTGTTGGTGGGTGAACGGGCACAACCGCCGGTCGCGCGCCTCATGGATTACG of the Trueperaceae bacterium genome contains:
- a CDS encoding FAD-dependent oxidoreductase, which produces AAETERVPYAVPEGTFLAEAMRDLTPAADGAVSAWDLHAAAKAALEAEPGLHLLQASVDALVPPAPDGAPDATWTLVTWEGVAHRAAAVGLCVGTFLRACWTSGDATEVAGRPGEMAYDDLADDLAAHGVRFVRDVVEGGGADRPAWRVTFDRFAPDACDGPRLVGFPAAYAAGRCVHGRLPYLDAARDGARLADAVARDGVAVGGAPPSG
- a CDS encoding 1,4-dihydroxy-6-naphthoate synthase, translated to MPDLRLGFSPCPNDAFVFHALVHGLVAPEWTWEVHLEDVETLNGMAERGELDVAKVSYHAFGRIAHDWWMLPAGGALGRGVGPLVVARDAGASLDGATVATPGGRTTANLLFDLYAPDGARRVEMRYDRILAAVADGEVDAGLIIHESRFTYPRHGLERVVDLGAWWEGVSGALIPLGGIAVRRDLPDATVDAVARAVRASVAAAFDDPDASEAYVAEHAQEMEPDVRRRHVETYVNAYSLDVGDAGRAAVATLLQRAVERGRIPPPPEALFWPSPTP